Genomic DNA from Podospora pseudoanserina strain CBS 124.78 chromosome 4, whole genome shotgun sequence:
agccgatgccgaggaaTGTAATGGATTTTAGGGATCATCCTGTTTATGCTTTGGAGAGGCATCTCAGGAGGAATGAGGTTTTGGTGCCAGGGGCGCAGGTTAGCGGGACGGTTGGTAGtgcgggggggaggggggggttagAGAGGATTTACAGACGGAGGGATGTCAAggtggcgaggacgagggagaggtggtttaggttggggagggtggtgaagggtgGGGAAGTGCCGGTGAAGGTGCTGCCAAAGatgaaaaggaagaaaaaggggcggttgggtgatggtgatgatgatgaggagggggagcaagGGGCAGGGAATCCGGTTTTTATTGAGAGTCAGACGGAGGTGTATGTGCCGCCtccggtggtggggggaagaGTGCCGAGGAATAGGTTTGGGAATGTGGATGTTTATGTGCCGAGTATGGTTCCACGGGGGGGGGTGCATCTACCTCatgagagggcgaggagggcggcgttCGTACTAGGGATCGATGCTGCGCCGGCGTTGACGGGGTTTGAGTTTAGGGGGAGGCAGGGGACGGCGGTGTTGAGGGGCGTTGTGGTTGCGGCTGAGTATAAGGGGGCGATGGAGGCGGTTATTCAAGGACTAGAAGAtatggaggtggaggaggagcaggagagaaAAACGAGGATGTTGCTCGCCGTCTGGAGAAGAAtgttgaaggggttgaggattAGGGAGAGGATCATGGatggggtggatgaggaggctgaggcgGAAGCCGAGGCCAGAAAGCAAGAAGACAAGGGTAAAGCCAAAGAGGTAGACATGCCTGATCTCGACGACACCGCCACTCCCTTTCacgatgacgaagatgaagactCAGCCGGAAGGGGTGgtttcttcccatccaccaacctcgacagcgatgatgaaggggaagggggtgggttcatggtagaagaagaaggcggcggatTCGTGATAGaatagccttttttttttccaatCCCAGATTTCAAttctcaccctccccctcctgcttccGTCcctcccaaaaccccctcccataactcaccatcacctcctctcccctctcgaTCCCGGTATTCaaccctttttttcccctaGGCAAAACCCACACGCTCATCACCTTTTGTCCCGTCCTCTCATCCCACGCGACTTTGAACTCGGCGTTTGGCTTCCCCTTTTGTTGCTTTGGTGGTTTCTTCTGCCCGGGGACTGGCTCCGGGGGGGTGAAGGGTATACCGCGGTAATCGTTCACGAACCTAGCCTCGTTGCCAGCTCTGGCTGCGTCGACGGCGACATCTGCGTCGCGGTCTAGCCAGAGGTCGTAGTCTGATTTGGTGTAGTCGTAATCTTCGTCTTGGAGGCCGGGGCCGGAACCGGGGTGGTAGTGGCCTAGGtaggggaggatgagggtgcctggggggaggtgttgggttGCGAAGAGGCCGGATTGGCCGTGGGCGGGATCTAAATGGGGTTTAGAAGGGGAATAAaaatggggggagggtgaagaggaggggggacgCGACATACGTTTTGGATCAGTGATGGGAGTTATTTTGACGTGAGGTGCTGGCCCGAGGGGAAAGATCccgggatggtggggaggtcgGGATCCAGggtgcggaggagggagagttgGGAGGGTGTTATTTGAGGGGAGTAGGCGGGGGTAGTGAGAAAAGGGAGGGATTTGGGCCAGTTTACGGGAAAGGGGCCGTCATTGCTGGGAGTGGTGGATAGCGTGGGTTGTGATGGCGTGGGTTGTGATGGCggttttgagggtggtgtttctTTCGGCATTTTACTCGATTTGGTCCTTTTTATACTGGACTCGTTGGCGgggtgttttctttttcgggTTTCTGACATGTTGGTGATATAATGTCTTTGGAAgtggttggtggatgagagTTGCTTTTGTGGGTGTGAAGCAGGCTGTGAGATGGAAATGAGAAGTCTAAGTTGAAGTGGTCAATGCGAAGTTTTGCCGGGCTTGCGACATTGCAACAATCTTCAGACCCTGGGACAAGCTGACATTTCCAGGTTCCTGAAcaaattttttttaaatttttttattttttttaaaaaaaaagcaatgATTCGATCTGTGATGGCTATAAGTGAGCACACATAGACCAAATAACAGAGATCATGAGGTAAAACCAAGGCTTCGAGGCATGGTAAATAGGCCTTAAATGCCTTGTATATTGATAAGTCCTAACTATGTATTGTTAGGCCTTAAAAAGATAGTTAAGAGGCCTAAAAGGATAGTGAACAGGCTTAAAAAGATAGCTAGGAAGGCTATTATTTATCTTTTAAGAGCTACCAAATATTTTTCGAAGATTGGTTCAGTATTTTGCAGTGCCAGTTATTATGTCCACGACGTAGTTGTATGTACAAGTCGACTTCGCAGCCGACAATGTCTTGGAAATGCTATCGCTATCGTACAGTCGGGTCTGGCCCAAGACTGGAAATTAGTCTTGGGTGAAGAGGCTATCCAGATTGTTGTATATTTGGCTTTCTTGTTCCGGGGATGGTGTAACGGAAGACAATGCTCGCGCGCGGCGTCATACAACCTTCTCGAACCGGAGATACAACTGCTCGTTTGCAGG
This window encodes:
- a CDS encoding hypothetical protein (EggNog:ENOG503P4AU; COG:S) is translated as MSETRKRKHPANESSIKRTKSTPHVKITPITDPKHPAHGQSGLFATQHLPPGTLILPYLGHYHPGSGPGLQDEDYDYTKSDYDLWLDRDADVAVDAARAGNEARFVNDYRGIPFTPPEPVPGQKKPPKQQKGKPNAEFKVAWDERTGQKVMSVWVLPRGKKGLNTGIERGEEVMVSYGRGFWEGRKQEGEGEN